From one Macrobrachium rosenbergii isolate ZJJX-2024 chromosome 52, ASM4041242v1, whole genome shotgun sequence genomic stretch:
- the LOC136833739 gene encoding sialin-like, whose protein sequence is MCPPALLLLGVSFSGCEWKTIVALLCAALFLSGAVTTSTIVNPADIAPNYSGTLFGLLNMTSTIAFFTVPVVTGVMTDGQQTLAQWQKVFWICVPIYLIAFVVFFIFVSGDVQPWNFARRRDSVIKNTQVSVST, encoded by the exons ATGTGCCCTCCCGCCTTGTTACTCTTGGGTGTGAGTTTCTCCGGCTGTGAGTGGAAGACCATTGTGGCATTGCTATGTGCAGCCTTATTTCTTAGTGGGGCTGTTACGACAAGCACCATTGTTAATCCTGCTGACATTGCTCCAAACTATTCAG gaacTTTGTTTGGACTGCTAAACATGACCAGCACCATAGCATTTTTCACAGTACCTGTCGTGACAGGGGTTATGACAGATGGGCAG CAAACTTTGGCTCAGTGGCAGAAGGTGTTCTGGATCTGTGTTCCGATTTACCTCATCGCCTTCGTTGTGTTCTTCATTTTCGTCTCAGGAGATGTGCAACCCTGGAACTTTGCACGCCGTCGAgattcagttattaaaaatacacaagTGAGCGTGTCGACATGA